The Miltoncostaea oceani genome includes a region encoding these proteins:
- a CDS encoding winged helix-turn-helix domain-containing protein — protein MTPEGIVVAGALRVDPRRIEVSFDDRPVALSPREYKLLVVLLEEKGRALSRDEICRRVRGEDLTRSDRRVDVLVRRLRKRLHASDGAFSYVQTVPGTGYRLPAAAESGSFRAKVTPDGVVVAGGLRVDPRRIDVSVDDRPILLTPREYQLLEILLEAEGRAVSRDEISRRLWGEDSVCHDRAVDMLVRHLRRRLHTRESAFSYIQTAPRVGYKLLAVACSGPPPREGP, from the coding sequence GTGACCCCGGAAGGCATCGTCGTCGCCGGGGCGCTGCGTGTTGATCCCCGCCGCATCGAGGTCTCCTTTGACGACCGCCCGGTGGCGCTCAGTCCCCGGGAGTACAAGTTGTTGGTGGTGCTTCTGGAGGAAAAAGGGCGGGCCTTGTCGCGCGACGAGATCTGCCGACGCGTGCGGGGCGAGGACCTGACAAGAAGCGACCGTCGGGTCGACGTGCTCGTACGCCGTCTGCGCAAACGCCTTCACGCCTCGGACGGGGCGTTCAGTTACGTGCAGACAGTGCCGGGGACCGGGTATCGGTTGCCTGCTGCGGCTGAGTCGGGATCCTTTCGCGCCAAGGTGACCCCGGACGGCGTCGTCGTGGCCGGCGGGCTACGCGTCGATCCGCGCCGCATCGACGTCTCGGTCGACGACCGACCGATACTGCTCACCCCGCGGGAGTACCAGCTATTGGAGATCCTCTTAGAGGCGGAGGGTCGCGCGGTGTCGCGCGACGAGATCTCCCGGCGTCTCTGGGGTGAGGACTCGGTGTGTCATGATCGAGCGGTGGACATGCTGGTGCGCCACTTGCGTCGGCGCCTGCACACCCGAGAAAGCGCTTTCAGCTACATCCAGACCGCGCCGCGTGTGGGGTACAAGCTGCTCGCCGTAGCTTGCTCGGGTCCCCCGCCGCGCGAGGGGCCCTGA